A region of Coraliomargarita sinensis DNA encodes the following proteins:
- a CDS encoding nucleotide sugar dehydrogenase, producing the protein MKIAIIGLGYVGLPLGLRFAESDVSVLGLDVDPEKVDAINAGRSYIKHIEMAQIAAARESGMLEASTNFSRVAEVEAVLICVPTPLNQYREPDISYVLKSGEAIAPFIGSQKPEDSSQKKLIVLESTTYPGTTDTELRQVLEAGSGLRAGVDFHLAFSPEREDPGRKDHSVKTIPKVMGGYTEKCLKRCVELYSLALDSVHPVSSCRVAEATKLTENIFRSVNIALVNELKVVFHKMDIDVCDVIDAAATKPFGFMPFYPGPGLGGHCIPIDPFYLTWKAREYEQHTRFIELAGEINTAMPDYVVSRVADALNDDAKSIKCSRILILGMAYKPNVDDDRESPSYVLMKKLEAKGATVDYNDPYVPVIKVTREHPQYAGRKSVEITDDYDCILVATHHDEYKDFDFTDFKAPLVDTRSCVTKRPDKYYKA; encoded by the coding sequence ATGAAAATAGCAATCATCGGCCTCGGCTATGTCGGCCTTCCCCTCGGGCTTCGCTTTGCGGAGTCCGACGTCTCCGTCCTCGGTCTGGATGTTGACCCGGAGAAGGTCGACGCCATCAACGCGGGACGCTCCTACATTAAGCACATCGAAATGGCCCAGATCGCTGCGGCGCGCGAGTCAGGGATGCTCGAGGCCTCCACCAACTTCTCCCGGGTCGCCGAGGTTGAAGCGGTGCTCATCTGCGTACCCACGCCGCTCAATCAATACCGCGAGCCGGATATTTCCTACGTGCTCAAATCAGGTGAAGCGATTGCGCCATTTATCGGAAGTCAGAAGCCAGAGGACAGTAGCCAGAAAAAGTTGATCGTGCTCGAAAGTACGACCTACCCGGGAACGACGGATACTGAACTCCGTCAAGTCCTGGAAGCGGGATCGGGGCTCAGGGCGGGCGTCGACTTCCATCTGGCTTTCTCGCCGGAGCGGGAAGATCCGGGTCGCAAGGATCACTCGGTCAAGACCATCCCCAAGGTGATGGGAGGTTATACCGAAAAGTGCCTCAAGCGTTGTGTGGAGCTTTATTCGCTGGCTCTGGACTCGGTCCACCCGGTTAGCTCCTGTCGGGTGGCCGAGGCCACCAAGTTGACCGAAAACATTTTCCGTTCCGTAAATATCGCCCTCGTTAATGAATTGAAAGTGGTTTTCCACAAGATGGATATTGATGTCTGCGATGTCATTGATGCCGCCGCTACCAAGCCCTTCGGTTTCATGCCGTTCTACCCGGGGCCCGGACTCGGGGGGCACTGCATCCCGATCGACCCCTTCTACCTCACCTGGAAGGCCCGCGAATACGAGCAACACACCCGCTTCATCGAGCTAGCCGGCGAGATCAACACCGCCATGCCGGATTACGTGGTCAGTCGCGTGGCCGATGCCCTCAACGACGATGCCAAGTCGATCAAGTGTTCCCGCATTCTCATACTGGGTATGGCCTACAAGCCAAATGTCGACGACGACCGCGAGTCCCCCAGTTACGTGCTCATGAAGAAACTTGAGGCCAAGGGGGCCACCGTGGACTATAATGATCCCTATGTGCCGGTGATCAAGGTGACTCGCGAGCATCCGCAATATGCTGGGCGCAAGTCGGTCGAGATTACCGATGATTACGACTGCATCCTCGTCGCGACGCATCACGACGAGTATAAGGACTTCGACTTTACCGACTTCAAAGCACCGCTCGTCGATACCCGTAGCTGTGTGACAAAACGGCCGGATAAGTATTACAAGGCCTAA
- a CDS encoding four helix bundle protein: MNNEERKRALRKRTKRFAGDVVRFFCNLDRRRDEVKILSKQMVRAGTSVGANYREASRARSDADFISKVEICVQEADETQYWLELLNENCGISNKLTQPIWDEANELISIFVTMSVNTKKRISNSK; encoded by the coding sequence ATGAACAACGAGGAAAGAAAGCGTGCTTTGCGAAAGCGAACCAAGAGGTTTGCAGGAGATGTTGTGCGGTTCTTTTGCAATTTGGATCGTCGGAGGGATGAGGTTAAGATATTATCAAAGCAAATGGTTCGGGCAGGAACTTCTGTCGGTGCGAATTATCGAGAAGCAAGCCGTGCCCGAAGCGATGCTGATTTTATTTCCAAGGTCGAAATCTGCGTACAAGAAGCTGATGAGACGCAATACTGGCTGGAACTTCTCAATGAGAATTGTGGGATTTCTAATAAACTCACGCAGCCAATTTGGGATGAAGCCAATGAGCTCATCAGCATATTTGTGACTATGTCAGTCAATACAAAGAAACGCATAAGTAACTCTAAGTAA
- a CDS encoding GbsR/MarR family transcriptional regulator: MTAPNQPQQLASWEVAMIDSFVRAATLIGLPRSIGEIYGLLYCSPDPLTFDEIEARLGISRGSVSGGLKTLRQLGAVKLQYAPGSRKDHYVPELSMERLVRGFIADQFTPHLESSVERLDAIETELADEPDAARRQHASQRLNTLRTWRRRAEKLLPIVLAVLGGGRALLSKGEDSPANIV; this comes from the coding sequence ATGACCGCGCCAAACCAACCGCAACAGCTGGCTTCCTGGGAAGTTGCGATGATTGATAGCTTCGTCCGCGCCGCGACCTTGATCGGCCTGCCGCGTTCGATTGGCGAGATTTACGGTCTGCTTTATTGCAGCCCGGATCCCCTGACCTTTGACGAGATCGAGGCGCGTCTTGGCATTTCCCGGGGGTCGGTGTCCGGGGGGCTCAAGACCCTGCGGCAGTTGGGCGCGGTCAAGCTGCAGTATGCCCCCGGTTCGCGCAAAGACCATTACGTCCCCGAGCTGTCCATGGAGCGGCTGGTCCGCGGCTTCATCGCCGACCAGTTTACCCCCCATCTCGAGTCCAGTGTCGAGCGCCTCGACGCCATCGAAACCGAGCTCGCCGACGAACCCGACGCCGCCCGCCGCCAACACGCCAGCCAGCGGCTCAACACCCTCCGCACCTGGCGCCGCCGCGCCGAAAAACTTTTGCCCATCGTCCTCGCCGTGCTTGGCGGGGGCCGGGCATTACTTTCCAAAGGCGAAGATTCCCCCGCGAATATCGTCTAA
- a CDS encoding FkbM family methyltransferase has protein sequence MKKLIAKTIRKKAPTLAAALRQFRIERRLNQPFLNHPSGFAFKGNAAMASGRFEPEETTLFCKLLTHCDRLVNVGANIGYYTCLAAHAKKPVLAFEPIPENARLLLENVYRNGWSDVEVFPLALGEKPEILPMFGTGTGASLVEGWAGIPSHDRRFLPVNTLDNTFGERKDLRNGRTLFWVDVEGFELSVLKGARSLIEGNAEAIWVVEICIDEHMPTGVNINPNLLDTFRIFFDNGFSACEAREGLPLVTHDDVEEIVAKQHNQLSTHNFAFLSNSFRNQMLSE, from the coding sequence ATGAAGAAGCTTATAGCAAAAACAATTCGTAAGAAAGCGCCGACTCTTGCTGCTGCATTAAGGCAATTTCGTATCGAAAGAAGACTTAATCAGCCGTTTTTGAATCACCCGAGCGGCTTTGCGTTTAAAGGTAATGCGGCTATGGCTAGCGGCCGATTCGAGCCTGAGGAAACAACGCTCTTTTGCAAGTTGCTTACCCATTGTGACCGTCTGGTCAACGTGGGGGCGAACATCGGCTATTACACTTGCCTTGCTGCTCATGCAAAAAAGCCTGTTCTTGCCTTTGAGCCGATTCCCGAGAATGCTCGGCTTCTTCTTGAGAATGTATACCGAAACGGATGGAGCGACGTCGAAGTTTTCCCGTTGGCGCTCGGGGAAAAGCCGGAAATACTCCCCATGTTTGGTACAGGAACTGGTGCTTCTCTCGTTGAAGGTTGGGCAGGCATCCCTTCCCATGATCGTCGCTTTCTGCCAGTCAACACTTTGGATAACACTTTTGGCGAACGTAAGGACCTACGGAACGGGCGCACGCTATTTTGGGTCGATGTCGAAGGTTTTGAGCTAAGCGTCCTTAAAGGTGCGAGATCTCTCATCGAGGGAAATGCTGAAGCTATATGGGTCGTAGAGATTTGCATTGATGAACACATGCCTACCGGTGTTAACATTAACCCTAATCTGCTAGATACTTTCCGAATATTTTTTGATAATGGTTTTTCGGCATGTGAGGCAAGGGAAGGGTTACCATTAGTTACACATGACGACGTCGAAGAAATTGTTGCGAAGCAGCATAACCAGCTAAGTACGCATAACTTCGCCTTCCTAAGTAATTCGTTTAGAAATCAAATGCTTTCGGAGTAA
- a CDS encoding GDP-mannose 4,6-dehydratase produces the protein MKILLTGCAGFIGSHTLERLLADGHTVVGVDNFDPFYSRALKNQNIASHLENPNFELVEADLAEPETCTKIKFIADGLGDQKPDAGGQETEDSSEGLKAGRAQSPDKPQQSLASGLRPPASSNETFDAIIHLAAKAGVRPSIQDPAGYQRANVIATQNLLEFAKEEGIKQFVFASSSSVYGVNPNVPWREDDYVLQPISPYASTKVSCELLGHVYNHLYGIRFLGLRFFTVFGPRQRPDLAINKFIRLIDAGEPIPVFGDGSTRRDYTFVADAVDGILGALHYDKTGYEIVNLGNDRTVTLSQLIETIEDVVGKKAVIDRRPEQPGDVPQTWADVTKARQLFDYAPSTRFRDGVSEFYDWWSGSKAFI, from the coding sequence ATGAAAATATTACTGACAGGCTGTGCCGGATTTATCGGCTCGCATACCTTGGAACGCCTCCTTGCCGACGGGCATACGGTTGTTGGGGTTGATAATTTCGATCCATTCTACAGCCGTGCGCTCAAGAATCAGAATATCGCCTCCCATCTGGAGAATCCGAATTTTGAACTCGTCGAGGCCGATCTTGCCGAGCCTGAAACCTGCACAAAGATCAAGTTCATCGCCGACGGACTAGGTGATCAGAAGCCAGATGCCGGAGGACAGGAGACAGAAGACAGTTCCGAGGGACTGAAAGCAGGTAGGGCGCAGTCTCCAGACAAGCCGCAGCAATCTCTGGCTTCCGGCCTCCGGCCTCCAGCTTCTTCAAACGAAACGTTCGACGCGATTATCCACCTCGCTGCGAAAGCCGGCGTCCGGCCCTCGATCCAGGATCCGGCCGGCTACCAGCGCGCCAATGTGATCGCCACCCAGAACCTGCTCGAATTCGCAAAAGAAGAGGGGATTAAGCAGTTTGTTTTTGCCTCCTCCTCCTCCGTTTATGGGGTTAATCCCAACGTGCCCTGGCGCGAAGACGACTACGTGCTCCAGCCGATCAGCCCGTACGCCAGCACAAAGGTTAGCTGCGAGTTGCTCGGGCACGTCTACAATCACCTCTACGGTATTCGTTTTCTCGGGCTTCGCTTTTTCACGGTTTTTGGCCCCCGCCAGCGTCCGGACCTCGCCATTAATAAATTCATACGCTTGATCGATGCGGGAGAGCCCATCCCTGTCTTTGGCGACGGCTCCACGCGGCGTGACTACACCTTTGTTGCCGATGCTGTCGATGGGATCCTCGGGGCCCTTCATTACGACAAAACAGGCTATGAAATCGTCAATCTGGGGAATGATCGGACCGTGACGCTTTCCCAACTCATCGAAACCATCGAGGACGTCGTCGGGAAAAAGGCCGTCATCGATCGCAGGCCGGAGCAACCCGGTGACGTCCCTCAAACCTGGGCGGACGTCACTAAAGCCAGACAGCTATTCGACTATGCGCCCAGTACTCGCTTTAGAGATGGAGTATCGGAGTTCTACGACTGGTGGTCTGGAAGTAAGGCATTTATCTAA
- a CDS encoding four helix bundle protein: MSVQNAKELKAYQLSYQLAMAVYELSKTFPSEEKYALISQIRRSSRSVPMNLREAWAKRRYKAHFVSKITDCDGECGETETSLDFAFDCGFISDEQHNDLIEMNNEVGRLLGAMLKNPSKWTLKS; encoded by the coding sequence ATGAGCGTGCAAAATGCTAAAGAATTGAAAGCTTACCAGTTGTCCTACCAGTTGGCGATGGCAGTATACGAACTGTCAAAAACCTTTCCTTCGGAAGAAAAGTATGCGTTGATTTCCCAAATACGCCGGTCCTCTCGCTCTGTTCCCATGAATTTGCGCGAGGCGTGGGCGAAGCGCCGCTACAAAGCACATTTCGTAAGCAAAATAACCGATTGCGATGGGGAGTGCGGCGAAACTGAAACGTCTCTCGATTTCGCATTTGATTGTGGCTTTATCTCAGATGAGCAGCACAACGATTTAATTGAGATGAACAACGAAGTCGGACGCTTGCTCGGTGCGATGCTTAAAAATCCAAGCAAGTGGACTTTAAAGTCCTAA
- the hepT gene encoding type VII toxin-antitoxin system HepT family RNase toxin — MPDDVMFNKGAVIERSLRRVLEIYRADPALADQMHIDALTLNVERACQAAIDLAMHVVASKHLGMPQSQADAFRLLADSGEIDRKLSERMIGMCGFRNILIHQYQDLELDLLHKVATEQWRELEALCLAFGLKIAVPE; from the coding sequence GTGCCTGACGATGTCATGTTCAATAAGGGGGCGGTCATCGAGCGCTCCCTGCGCCGCGTTTTAGAGATCTATCGCGCGGATCCGGCTTTGGCGGACCAAATGCACATCGACGCGCTGACTTTAAACGTAGAGCGCGCCTGCCAGGCAGCCATCGACCTTGCCATGCATGTGGTCGCTTCCAAACATTTGGGCATGCCACAAAGCCAGGCCGATGCCTTTCGCCTGCTGGCCGATTCTGGGGAGATCGACCGCAAGCTATCTGAGCGCATGATAGGTATGTGCGGTTTTCGCAATATCCTCATCCACCAATACCAAGACTTGGAACTCGATCTTTTGCATAAAGTTGCCACGGAGCAATGGAGAGAATTAGAAGCACTTTGCCTCGCATTCGGATTGAAAATTGCGGTGCCCGAGTAG
- a CDS encoding GxxExxY protein: MRDQYLSEEGYQLVGAAYEVHKELGGGLSEEIYQESLELELGFQGIPFDSKAELRVYYKGHLLNKRYIPDLHVNDEIVVELKSVKSITEEHEKQLLNYMRITKKPVGYLVNFGPPSLVWKRYILNEYIHKK, encoded by the coding sequence ATGCGTGATCAATATTTGAGTGAAGAAGGTTATCAGTTAGTCGGTGCCGCGTATGAGGTGCACAAGGAACTGGGGGGTGGACTAAGTGAAGAGATCTATCAGGAGAGCCTGGAGCTGGAACTGGGATTTCAAGGAATCCCCTTTGATTCTAAGGCTGAACTCAGAGTTTATTATAAAGGACACCTTTTAAACAAAAGATATATTCCAGATTTACACGTTAACGACGAAATCGTTGTCGAACTCAAGTCTGTGAAATCTATTACCGAGGAACACGAGAAACAATTACTTAACTATATGCGTATCACCAAAAAGCCCGTCGGGTACTTGGTTAATTTCGGGCCACCCTCTCTCGTATGGAAACGCTATATTCTTAATGAGTATATCCACAAAAAATAA
- a CDS encoding bifunctional heptose 7-phosphate kinase/heptose 1-phosphate adenyltransferase, with the protein MLPDFSSLRVLVIGDIMLDHYIWGDATRISPEAPVPVVGVERDSYVPGGAANVACNLSGLGVRTSLLGRYGPDDGGNRLGALLSERGIELSPIGCRKKSSTIVKTRVVVQRQQMCRIDRELSAEAYCLSNDLNSETVGRLLSGYHAIILSDYAKGTIDQKLIHLLRDSRAQGTRSGELGAEGLEQRAGGSFQVSGLKSQPSFPLLVLDPKPKRHLDLNGMDLMTPNRTEALQLAGMAYDPHAPFDDQQVCSAIYQRFAPENLVVTLGAEGMLLCHKDKVLGRLPTEAKEVFDVSGAGDTVVATLTAALASGLKLKDAAALANKAAGIVVSHVGTSPIQREALEQGAES; encoded by the coding sequence ATGCTTCCCGATTTTTCATCTCTTCGCGTCCTGGTCATCGGCGACATCATGCTCGACCACTATATTTGGGGTGATGCGACTCGAATCTCTCCGGAGGCACCGGTGCCCGTGGTCGGCGTTGAGAGAGACAGCTACGTGCCGGGAGGCGCGGCCAATGTGGCTTGCAACTTGTCTGGCCTTGGTGTCCGGACTTCTTTGCTCGGTCGTTATGGGCCGGATGACGGTGGCAACCGCCTGGGTGCTCTGCTCTCGGAGCGGGGGATAGAGCTTTCACCCATTGGTTGTCGTAAAAAGTCATCGACCATCGTCAAGACACGGGTTGTGGTGCAGCGACAGCAAATGTGTCGGATCGACCGCGAACTGAGTGCCGAGGCCTATTGCCTGAGTAACGATTTAAATTCCGAGACCGTCGGAAGGCTGCTCAGTGGCTACCACGCCATCATTCTATCCGACTACGCAAAAGGCACCATCGACCAAAAACTGATTCACCTTTTGAGGGATAGCCGGGCGCAGGGAACGCGGAGCGGGGAGCTTGGAGCGGAAGGCTTGGAGCAGAGGGCCGGAGGTAGTTTTCAAGTCTCAGGTCTCAAGTCTCAGCCTTCATTCCCGCTTCTCGTCCTTGATCCCAAGCCCAAGCGTCACCTCGACCTGAATGGTATGGACTTGATGACTCCCAATCGCACCGAGGCCCTCCAGCTCGCGGGTATGGCATACGATCCACATGCGCCTTTCGATGATCAGCAGGTCTGTTCCGCTATCTATCAGCGTTTCGCACCCGAAAATCTGGTCGTCACGCTTGGAGCCGAGGGGATGCTTCTCTGTCACAAAGACAAAGTGCTCGGCCGTCTGCCTACCGAGGCAAAGGAAGTCTTTGATGTCTCGGGCGCTGGCGATACCGTGGTGGCGACTTTGACTGCGGCATTAGCCTCCGGCCTGAAATTAAAGGACGCCGCTGCTCTCGCAAATAAAGCCGCCGGCATCGTCGTCAGTCACGTTGGCACCAGTCCGATCCAGCGCGAAGCGCTGGAGCAGGGAGCGGAGAGCTGA
- a CDS encoding FkbM family methyltransferase, protein MNSTLRIGKSVINSVIKRMGVRLVNSDWGPRGFAATFAKLKQCGVELSVIYDVGASDGSWALETKKVFPRATYALFEPLSEYRATLVNLADGDSHIKFLRCALGSTRGEFELNCHDGQSSFLESTSWKTQRLKVPVETLDDLVETNKLPPPSLIKADIQGYELEMLKGAEETLKSCNFLFLEVSWLQIYEGGPYAGEILGFLAERGFHVYDICSYSMRPLDGRLTQSDVLFAHERTGLFSKRCWS, encoded by the coding sequence ATGAATTCTACGCTTAGAATCGGGAAATCAGTAATAAATAGTGTTATCAAGCGAATGGGAGTGCGGCTTGTTAATTCTGATTGGGGGCCACGTGGGTTTGCTGCTACATTTGCGAAGTTAAAGCAATGTGGTGTTGAACTGAGTGTCATTTATGATGTAGGGGCAAGTGACGGTTCATGGGCGCTGGAAACGAAGAAAGTTTTCCCTCGTGCAACTTATGCGCTCTTTGAGCCCTTATCGGAATATCGAGCAACCCTTGTAAATCTTGCTGACGGAGACTCGCACATCAAATTTTTACGGTGTGCACTTGGATCTACTCGTGGAGAATTCGAGCTCAATTGTCACGATGGGCAGAGTAGCTTTCTCGAATCTACAAGTTGGAAAACTCAAAGGCTTAAAGTGCCAGTGGAGACATTGGATGATCTCGTTGAAACCAACAAGTTACCTCCACCCTCGTTGATCAAGGCTGATATCCAAGGTTATGAGTTGGAAATGCTCAAGGGTGCTGAAGAGACCCTGAAGAGCTGTAATTTCCTTTTTTTGGAGGTGTCTTGGCTTCAAATTTATGAGGGAGGCCCCTACGCTGGAGAGATTTTGGGGTTCCTTGCTGAGCGGGGCTTCCACGTGTATGACATCTGCTCATATTCTATGCGCCCGCTCGACGGAAGGTTGACGCAATCAGATGTACTCTTCGCGCATGAGCGAACCGGCTTATTTTCAAAACGCTGCTGGTCCTAG
- the rfbB gene encoding dTDP-glucose 4,6-dehydratase, with protein sequence MKILITGGCGFIGSNLVRLLIEQKDCQVINVDKLTYAGNAASLADLADHPNYHFEYCDLAAPIETPTERPSHLPTFPPSHGDQKSLKQIFDLHQPDAVMHLAAESHVDRSIDGPGEFIQTNIVGTYHLLQAALAYWRSLPEAGGCEGVKVEKCEGEAGDKPSTFPPSNLPTKESFRFLHVSTDEVYGSLAPDAPGFSETTPYDPHSPYSASKAASDHLARAWGDTYGLPVLVTNCSNNYGPYQFPEKLIPVVILKCLRGETIPVYGKGESIRDWLYVEDHAEALYTVLTQGRVGETYNIGGNNEQNNLSLVKKICEIVGDELSRSVVSGDSAGPHTTQRLNHPTPKSLQDLITFVTDRPGHDMRYAIDARKIRDELGWEPKEDFESGFRKTVQWYLQNSEWWENILSGDYKLERLGDNR encoded by the coding sequence ATGAAAATTTTAATCACAGGCGGCTGCGGCTTCATCGGCTCCAATCTCGTTCGTTTGCTTATCGAGCAGAAGGACTGTCAGGTCATCAATGTCGACAAACTCACCTACGCCGGCAACGCCGCGTCTCTCGCCGATCTCGCGGACCATCCGAACTATCATTTTGAATACTGCGACCTCGCCGCGCCGATCGAGACACCGACCGAACGACCTTCCCACCTTCCCACCTTCCCACCTTCCCACGGAGATCAAAAATCGCTGAAGCAAATTTTTGATCTCCACCAACCTGACGCCGTCATGCACCTCGCGGCCGAGAGCCACGTGGACCGCTCCATCGACGGCCCCGGCGAGTTTATCCAGACCAATATCGTGGGAACCTATCACCTGCTGCAGGCGGCGCTGGCCTATTGGCGCAGCTTGCCGGAAGCAGGTGGGTGTGAAGGTGTAAAAGTGGAAAAGTGCGAAGGTGAAGCAGGGGACAAACCTTCCACCTTCCCACCTTCAAACCTTCCCACCAAGGAATCTTTCAGATTCCTTCATGTTTCCACCGACGAAGTCTACGGCTCCCTCGCACCTGACGCCCCCGGCTTTTCCGAAACCACCCCCTACGACCCGCATTCGCCCTATTCCGCGTCCAAGGCCGCGTCTGATCATCTCGCCCGCGCCTGGGGTGACACTTACGGCCTCCCGGTCCTGGTCACCAATTGCTCCAACAACTACGGCCCCTACCAGTTTCCGGAAAAACTCATCCCGGTGGTCATCCTCAAATGCCTCCGAGGGGAAACGATTCCCGTTTACGGGAAGGGCGAGAGCATCCGCGACTGGCTCTACGTTGAAGACCACGCCGAAGCCCTCTACACTGTCCTCACCCAGGGCCGGGTGGGGGAGACCTACAATATTGGTGGGAACAATGAGCAGAACAATCTCAGCCTGGTGAAGAAGATATGTGAGATTGTTGGTGACGAGTTGAGTCGTTCAGTGGTCAGTGGTGACTCTGCTGGACCACATACGACTCAACGACTCAACCACCCAACTCCCAAATCCTTGCAGGATTTGATCACTTTCGTAACTGACAGACCCGGCCACGACATGCGCTACGCTATCGACGCCCGCAAGATCCGTGACGAACTCGGCTGGGAGCCGAAGGAGGACTTCGAGTCCGGCTTCCGGAAGACCGTCCAATGGTATTTACAGAACTCGGAGTGGTGGGAGAATATTCTGAGCGGGGACTACAAGTTGGAACGCCTGGGCGATAATCGATAA
- the gmhA gene encoding D-sedoheptulose 7-phosphate isomerase, with the protein MRTIHSDYKELCICLQRFASQLSQVELTGQLLFERLKAGQTIFACGNGGSATDSMHLCEELVGRYRGDRRPLPAISLNTDSSVLTCIGNDYGFDAIFSRQVEALCKEGDILVGFSTSGNSENILRAFQSAKGRGATTILLSGKDGGTIKEVADHSIIVPSENTARIQEMHTFVLHAWLERVEQEEW; encoded by the coding sequence ATGCGCACCATCCACAGCGATTATAAAGAACTCTGTATTTGTCTGCAGCGTTTTGCCAGTCAGCTAAGTCAGGTTGAATTGACGGGGCAGCTTCTCTTCGAACGTTTGAAAGCAGGTCAGACCATTTTCGCCTGCGGCAATGGTGGCAGCGCGACGGATTCGATGCATCTCTGCGAGGAACTCGTGGGTCGCTATCGAGGTGATCGTCGGCCCTTGCCCGCCATTTCTCTAAACACCGATTCCTCTGTGCTGACCTGCATTGGCAATGATTATGGATTCGATGCAATCTTTTCCCGTCAGGTTGAAGCTCTCTGCAAAGAAGGGGACATCCTCGTCGGTTTTTCTACCAGCGGAAATTCCGAGAATATACTCAGGGCCTTTCAGTCGGCGAAGGGCAGGGGAGCGACCACGATTCTCCTTTCCGGAAAGGACGGGGGCACGATCAAGGAGGTGGCCGATCATTCCATTATCGTCCCCAGCGAGAACACCGCCCGCATCCAGGAAATGCATACATTCGTTCTCCATGCCTGGCTCGAACGCGTCGAACAAGAAGAGTGGTAG
- a CDS encoding UDP-galactopyranose/dTDP-fucopyranose mutase family protein produces MHKSFDFLVVGAGFSGLVAAERLCTQHGKRCLVVEKRDHIGGNAHDCYDEHGVLIHPYGPHYFRTNSDDILGYLSQFTEWMPGNYKVQVYRDDRYWSFPINLRTFEQYIGREATAEEMEAWLKENRTDFEAVTNSEEAVLSQVGEAWYKMFFEGYTLKQWKRHPRELSPSVCRRIPVRTNRDDRYFNDKYQVLPKHGYHTLFNNLVKACGDRLEVRLNLDYKEVIANESIQWQHMIFTGPIDAYFDYKFGPLPYRSLRFEHEHFSAKALRGIEDGSSQLEGKTPSPDPHLPSSGLTHQPCVQVNYPESNLSYTRTVEAKHITGQEIEGTTIVREYPEDYEVGKEPYYPIPAAEARQLYKRYEDEAGQLDDVSFIGRLGTYRYYNMDQVVGMALKFVEKLNPFLIKHL; encoded by the coding sequence ATGCATAAAAGCTTCGATTTTCTTGTCGTCGGTGCCGGCTTTTCCGGCCTTGTGGCTGCCGAGCGGCTTTGCACGCAGCACGGCAAGCGCTGCCTGGTCGTGGAGAAGCGCGATCATATCGGGGGGAATGCCCACGACTGTTACGACGAACATGGTGTTCTTATTCACCCCTACGGACCGCATTACTTCCGGACGAACTCCGATGATATTCTGGGTTATCTTTCCCAATTCACGGAGTGGATGCCGGGTAATTACAAGGTGCAGGTGTATCGTGACGACCGCTACTGGAGTTTCCCTATTAATCTCCGCACCTTTGAGCAATACATCGGACGCGAGGCCACCGCCGAGGAGATGGAAGCTTGGCTTAAGGAAAATCGAACCGATTTTGAGGCGGTCACCAATTCCGAAGAGGCCGTCCTCAGTCAGGTGGGGGAGGCGTGGTATAAAATGTTCTTCGAGGGCTACACCCTCAAACAATGGAAGCGTCATCCGCGCGAGCTCAGCCCCAGCGTCTGTCGGCGTATTCCCGTGCGCACCAACCGCGACGACCGCTATTTCAACGACAAATACCAGGTGCTCCCCAAACACGGCTACCACACACTCTTCAATAATCTGGTCAAAGCCTGTGGGGACCGCCTGGAAGTCCGCCTCAATTTGGACTACAAAGAGGTGATCGCCAACGAATCGATCCAGTGGCAACACATGATATTCACCGGCCCAATCGACGCCTATTTCGATTACAAGTTCGGGCCGCTACCGTACCGCAGCCTGCGGTTTGAGCATGAGCACTTCAGCGCCAAAGCGCTGAGGGGAATCGAAGATGGAAGCTCCCAGCTAGAAGGTAAGACCCCATCTCCCGACCCGCATCTCCCGTCTTCAGGCCTCACTCACCAGCCTTGTGTACAGGTGAATTATCCTGAAAGTAACCTCTCTTACACGCGGACCGTTGAAGCGAAGCACATTACAGGGCAAGAGATCGAAGGGACTACCATTGTTCGGGAGTATCCGGAGGACTATGAAGTTGGAAAAGAACCCTATTATCCTATTCCGGCGGCGGAGGCTCGGCAGCTATATAAGCGCTATGAGGACGAAGCCGGTCAATTGGATGACGTCTCCTTTATTGGGCGATTGGGAACCTACCGGTATTACAATATGGATCAGGTTGTTGGGATGGCTTTGAAGTTCGTCGAGAAGTTAAATCCATTTTTAATTAAACATCTGTAA